The Sulfurospirillum deleyianum DSM 6946 nucleotide sequence GATGAGCAAGGTACTCTGAGGTTTGAGGGTTGAAAAAACGCTCTTTGGTTTTTTGCGCATGGTCAATCACGTGTTCAAGCTCACTCACCAAAATAAAACGCTTTTCCATGAGTGCCACCACGTCATCACTTAGGTGCAGGGTAAAATCATACGTTGTATCTGTTCGCATTGTCTCCTCTTTCCATATCTCTTTTAAAAGGCTCTGTTTAAGATGTTTTCGGTTGTTTTGTCGCTCGGAGAGGGTTGGCATTTTTTGAGGGGTTTGGTCACTTCCATAAATCAAATCCAAGATATGGTACGTTTTTTGATTGCCCTTGACCAACATATCTTTACACATTGCACAATAGACCAAAACATCGTGTTCGCTCTCTTGTTTTCGGTCACTCACAAAATCACAGGCTTGTTCAGGATTGGCGTAGGCTACTAGCCCACCATACCCACAACATTTGGCTTTTTCTTTAGAAAATTCAAGCTCTTCAACTTTGTAGCCCAAGGTTTTAACAATGCCACGAATGCTCTCATGCACCTTGCTATCGTGTCTGGTCGCACACGCATCGTGAATGCACAGTTCTCGTTTCCCTTTTTTAATGTCCACTTCTGGTAAACCGTATTTCTCAAAAACTTCCCATAACGAGATGGTTTTGATCATCGGCAGGTACTTCTCAAACGTCGCCGAACAGCTCGAACAGGCGAGAATAAAGGTTGGCTCTTCCATCTCTTCCCACGTTTGGCGAATTTTTTCGATACTTTCAGGCATCAAATCAAGCCTCCCCGCCCAATCCGCAGGTGCGCCACAACAACCCAAATAAAGTCCCACATCATTGTTGGCATCTTTATCTTTAATGGAACCCACCAAATGTTTGTAAATCTCACCGATATGCTCTGTGTGTGTGGAACTGAGTTGGCACCCTGGATAGAAAAGGTAGCCTGTTTTGCCAGAACCCTTATAAAGCCCTCTGGCGTATGCCGAAAAAGCAATCACAGGGTAGTAAAAAAGCTCTTTTGACGCCTCTTTGCTCGGTTGTTTACGCACCAAAGAAAACGCATCACTGTGGCTAAAGCTCATATCTTTCAGGGCAAAATCATGCGCTGAAACAGGCATTTTCCCACGCTCAACCATACTTTCTCGTGTCATATGGATAATCTCTTTCATGCCAATATCCACAGGACACACTACTTTGCATAAACCACACTGGGTACAAGCGTTAATCATCGCATTAGCATGGTGCGTTCCTAAGATAATGCGTTCATTGTGGTTGATACTTCGGATATAGCTATCGGGTGTTATGTTGAAGCGTTGCAGATGCACACAAGCGTTGATGCACTCGTTGCATTGGCATTTAAGACACCTACTTGCTTCTTCCATCGCTTCTGCTTGTGTGTAAGAAGAACTACCTTGAACAACCGTTGGCACAAAAGGGACTTTATCCATCTTTACATGTAAACGTGTTTCAAAAATGCCCTCACGCTCTCTAGACGCCAACATCGAGGTTTTGTTAATGTATCTGTCTATCGAAACAGACGCTCGTTTGCCGGAACTGGCGGAAAAAATAATGGAGTCACTTTTGGTTTGAAGCTTTCCACCGACAAACAAAGCGCTCTCATCGACTTGGAATGTGTGAGGGTTGATAGCATAAGCTTTCTCCCAAATTCCTGTACCTAAATATAAAGCGTCGTATTGGTCTTTGTAAGTTTGTAGGTTTTGCTCCGATATTTCGGTGTTATAGTAAACCGTAATCCCTTTTTTCTCAATCATAGAGAGCTCTTCTTCGATAGCGTGGGTTTCTAAACCTTTGCCCTCATATTCCCAAAGGCTTCCGCCTAAGCGATTTGTTTTTTCATAAATGCTGACGCTATAGCCTTTTTTATCGAGTTCCAAAGCGGCAACGCACCCACTCAATCCTCCACCAATAATGGCAACCTTCCCTTTGGTTTTAGGTAGGGGAAAAGGTTTCTTAAGCGGTGTATAACCTAAATCAATCACGGTTTTTTCTAATTCACTGATGTGAATACTTCCACCTGCTTTTTCTCGAACACAGCTATTTTCACAGGGGTGGTCGCAAATTTTTCCAATGAGCCTGCTAAAGGGCATCTTTGTTTCCATGATTTTATACGCTTTAGCAAAATCACCTTTTTCGACTTCTCCCACAAAAGCAATGATGTCCATATGCACAGGGCACGATGCCACGCAAACAGGTGGTTCCAAATGGATACATTGATTGCCAATTTCCAGTAATTTATCTAAATCCATTTGCTCATCCTCTTTCATTGCATCTAAAATCAAGAGGAATGGGATAGTTCTATCCCATTCACTCTGTAAAACACTTTTACTTCGCTAACGCCGCTAAGACTTTCTCTGGACGTGCTGGTAAGTGCGTAACTCTAGCACCGCACGCATTGTAAATAGCGTTAATAATCGCCGCATGAGGAGCCGCCAAAGGCATCTCGCCTGCACCAGAAGCACCGTAGAAGTTATTTGCTCGTGGTGTTTCAGTATAGATGAGGTTGAGATTATCAGGTACATCTTTGATTTTAGGGATACCACATCCTGTAAGAGTAGTATGTTTTTTAAGATCATCAAAGTCTTCTGTTAATGCCAATCCAATACCTTGTACCAAACCACCATACATCTGTCCATCAGCGGCTAATCTGTTGATAATCGTACCGATGTCTGAAGCGAGTGTCATTTTTTCCACTTGCGTTTTACCTGTTTGGGTATCGACTTCAACCTCGGCGACACACACACCATACATGTAACCCGCAAAAGGATTGCCTTGACCACCTGTTGGAGGGGTGTCGGTACATGGCGCTGTCCATTTACCCATGTATTTCACTTCTCTGCCCTCTGCAATCATCTCTTCATACGTTCGGTAGCTACCATCTTCTTTTTTCATCGCTTCCAGTAAGTTTTTGCACGCAACCGTAATCGCATTTCCTGTCACTAAGTTTTGACGGCTACCGCCTGATGGTCCACTGTTCGGTGTTTTAGTCATATCGTTCATCACAAGGTCAATCTGATCAATTCTCAATTTAAGCGGTCTGAGTGTCTCATGCGCATAGGTTAAGGTACCAATATCTGCACCTTGTCCATGGTCTTCCCAAGATGTACCAATCGCAACGCCTTTAGGAGTTACTTCCGCCCACGCTTCAGAGGTATCTGGACCATCCAAACCACAACCGTAAATATTGACAGAAACACCCACGCCATATTTTTTAACTCCATCACTCGCAGCGTTTTTGCTTGCAGCTGTTTTTTTAGCGAGTTCATACACAGGACGACTTTTATCAAATAAGCCCTCTAAACAGTACGCATCAGGCGCACATCCTGTTGGGGTCGTTGAGCCTTCTCTGTAGATATTTTTATATCTGAATTCAAATGGATCCATACCCACTTTTTCAGCCAATTCATCCACCAAAACCTCTGATGGGAACATAATCTCAGGAGCGCCATATCCACGGAAGGCAGAACCCCAACCATGATTGGTACACACGGTTCGTCCATTACCACGAATACTAGGGATGTTGTATCCTGCACCTCCAAATTGGAAACCACGTTGTGTGAGTAAGTCACCAAATTCAGAGTATGGACCATGGTCAACACTCCAATCAGACTCAAGCGCTAAGATTTTTCCCTCTTTATCCGCCGCCATTTTCATCGTTGTCCAAAATGGTGAGCGTTTACCTGTATACGTAATTTGTTGGAACATATTAAACTCAAGATATACTGGTCTTCCCGTCGCTAAGGTTGCCACACCTAAAAGCGCTTCAATGGTCGGGCTAAACTTATAACCAAAAGTTGCACCAATGTTATTTTGAACGATGAAAACATCCTCTGCTTTCATACCCACACCCTCTGCAATCATCAAGGCATGGAAGTGAAGCGCAATACTTTTTGAGTGAATAATGAGTTTACCCTCATCATTGACATAGGCAAAACCAACATCTGGCTCAAGAGGTAAGTGTGGTTGGCGTTGTGTATAAAAACTATCCTCTACCACATACGGAGCACTTGCCATAATCGGTGCTGTTTCACTCCCTTTAGCGATGTAGTTGGTAAAATAAACGTTAGGAGTCCCTGGGTGAATTTCAATCGCATCTTCTGCCATTGCATCTGGTGCGTTCATGTACGCTGGTAACTCTTCGATTTCAACTTTCACTTTATCGAC carries:
- a CDS encoding pyridine nucleotide-disulfide oxidoreductase/dicluster-binding protein produces the protein MDLDKLLEIGNQCIHLEPPVCVASCPVHMDIIAFVGEVEKGDFAKAYKIMETKMPFSRLIGKICDHPCENSCVREKAGGSIHISELEKTVIDLGYTPLKKPFPLPKTKGKVAIIGGGLSGCVAALELDKKGYSVSIYEKTNRLGGSLWEYEGKGLETHAIEEELSMIEKKGITVYYNTEISEQNLQTYKDQYDALYLGTGIWEKAYAINPHTFQVDESALFVGGKLQTKSDSIIFSASSGKRASVSIDRYINKTSMLASREREGIFETRLHVKMDKVPFVPTVVQGSSSYTQAEAMEEASRCLKCQCNECINACVHLQRFNITPDSYIRSINHNERIILGTHHANAMINACTQCGLCKVVCPVDIGMKEIIHMTRESMVERGKMPVSAHDFALKDMSFSHSDAFSLVRKQPSKEASKELFYYPVIAFSAYARGLYKGSGKTGYLFYPGCQLSSTHTEHIGEIYKHLVGSIKDKDANNDVGLYLGCCGAPADWAGRLDLMPESIEKIRQTWEEMEEPTFILACSSCSATFEKYLPMIKTISLWEVFEKYGLPEVDIKKGKRELCIHDACATRHDSKVHESIRGIVKTLGYKVEELEFSKEKAKCCGYGGLVAYANPEQACDFVSDRKQESEHDVLVYCAMCKDMLVKGNQKTYHILDLIYGSDQTPQKMPTLSERQNNRKHLKQSLLKEIWKEETMRTDTTYDFTLHLSDDVVALMEKRFILVSELEHVIDHAQKTKERFFNPQTSEYLAHLRIQNVTYWVKYEEKGGDIFIKDAYSHRMEVVEN
- a CDS encoding molybdopterin-dependent aldehyde oxidoreductase — translated: MLKRTVMINGAKTTFVADAEAKLSDVLRKQLGLTGTKVGCGSGECGTCTVILNGKLVRSCITKIKKIEDNDEIITVEGVGTKDNLHPVQIAWMVHGGAQCGFCTPGFIVSSKALLEQNNNPSREEVRDWFQKNKNLCRCTGYKPLVDAVMDAAKIVRGELSVKDFWKTIPEGASLIGSKLVRPSAMAKVMGTWDFGADLGLKLPENTLHAKIVQAKVSHANILSIDTEEAKKVPGVVAVLTYKDVKGTNRINGLAFPSNKGDGLDRPILNDKKIFQFGDAIAIVLADNEKAAHAGVDKVKVEIEELPAYMNAPDAMAEDAIEIHPGTPNVYFTNYIAKGSETAPIMASAPYVVEDSFYTQRQPHLPLEPDVGFAYVNDEGKLIIHSKSIALHFHALMIAEGVGMKAEDVFIVQNNIGATFGYKFSPTIEALLGVATLATGRPVYLEFNMFQQITYTGKRSPFWTTMKMAADKEGKILALESDWSVDHGPYSEFGDLLTQRGFQFGGAGYNIPSIRGNGRTVCTNHGWGSAFRGYGAPEIMFPSEVLVDELAEKVGMDPFEFRYKNIYREGSTTPTGCAPDAYCLEGLFDKSRPVYELAKKTAASKNAASDGVKKYGVGVSVNIYGCGLDGPDTSEAWAEVTPKGVAIGTSWEDHGQGADIGTLTYAHETLRPLKLRIDQIDLVMNDMTKTPNSGPSGGSRQNLVTGNAITVACKNLLEAMKKEDGSYRTYEEMIAEGREVKYMGKWTAPCTDTPPTGGQGNPFAGYMYGVCVAEVEVDTQTGKTQVEKMTLASDIGTIINRLAADGQMYGGLVQGIGLALTEDFDDLKKHTTLTGCGIPKIKDVPDNLNLIYTETPRANNFYGASGAGEMPLAAPHAAIINAIYNACGARVTHLPARPEKVLAALAK